The region CACCTTCCTGACCTCCATGGAAAACTTGAAGATGGGGGATACCACATCCCAGTTGTCATGCCAGCGTTTCATTGAGTTGGGGTACTTTGGCGTCCACTTTTCCGTCACCTTCTCCAGCGCCTCCAGCGCCTTTTCCTCGTTTGCGGCATGGTAGATGGTTTTCAGGTCCGTGGCAAATGCTTTCCGGTCCTTGTCGGAGACGTATTTCAGCGTGTTCCGTACCATATGTACGATGCAGCGCTGCTGCTCCGTCTTCGGGAATGCCGCCGTTATGGCTTCCTTAATGCCCGTGAGCCCGTCCGAGCAGAGAATGAGGATATCCTTCACACCGCGGTTCTTCAACTCGTTCAGAACGCAGAGCCAGTACTTGGAGCTTTCATTCTCCCCGATCTGTATGCTCAGGACTTCCTTTTTACCTTCCAGCGTAAGGCCGAGGATGACATAGGCGGCAAGCTTGCGGATTACCCCGTCCTCCCGCACGGAATAATGGATTGCGTCGATGTAGACCACGGGATAGACTTCCTCCAGCGGGCGGTTCTGCCAGTCTTCAATCTGCGGCAGTATCTTGTCCGTCACGTCCGAGATGAACCCTTCCGAAGCCTCAAAACCAT is a window of Enterocloster clostridioformis DNA encoding:
- a CDS encoding IS256 family transposase, whose protein sequence is MTEGKRNIVHQLLEEYDIQTAEDIQEALKDLLGSTLKEMMEAEMDEHLGYGRSERSDSDDYRNGYKPKRINSSFGSMDIQVPQDRKSTFEPQVVRKRQKDISGIDQKIISMYAKGMTTRQISDTLMDIYGFEASEGFISDVTDKILPQIEDWQNRPLEEVYPVVYIDAIHYSVREDGVIRKLAAYVILGLTLEGKKEVLSIQIGENESSKYWLCVLNELKNRGVKDILILCSDGLTGIKEAITAAFPKTEQQRCIVHMVRNTLKYVSDKDRKAFATDLKTIYHAANEEKALEALEKVTEKWTPKYPNSMKRWHDNWDVVSPIFKFSMEVRKVIYTTNAIESLNSTYRKLNRQRSVFPGSTALLKALYLATFEATKKWTMPIRNWGQVYGELSIMYEGRLPE